The proteins below are encoded in one region of Sminthopsis crassicaudata isolate SCR6 chromosome 1, ASM4859323v1, whole genome shotgun sequence:
- the SPIN1 gene encoding spindlin-1 isoform X2, which yields MMKKRTSHKKHRSNVGPSKPISQPRRNIVGCRIQHGWKEGSGPVTQWKGTVLDQVPVNPSLYLIKYDGFDCVYGLELHKDERVSALEVLPDRVASSRISDAHLADTMIGKAVEHMFETEDGSKDEWRGMVLARAPIMNTWFYITYEKDPVLYMYQLLDDYKEGDLRIMPDSNDSPPAEREPGEVVDSLVGKQVEYAKEDGSKRTGMVIHQVEAKPSVYFIKFDDDFHIYVYDLVKTS from the exons aaaaCATCGAAGCAACGTGGGACCCAGCAAACCTATTTCTCAGCCCCGGAGAAACATTGTAGGATGTAGAATTCAacatggatggaaggaagggagtggACCTGTAACTCAGTGGAAAGGGACAGTTCTGGATCAGGTTCCTGTCAATCCTTCTCTCTATCTTATAAAATATGATGGATTTGACTGTGTTTATGGACTAGAACTTCACAAAGATGAACGAGTTTCAGCACTTGAAGTCCTTCCTGACAGAGTTG CATCTTCTCGAATCAGTGATGCCCATTTGGCAGATACAATGATTGGAAAAGCAGTGGAACATATGTTTGAGACAGAGGATGGCTCAAAGGACGAATGGAGGGGAATGGTCTTAGCTAGAGCTCCTATAATGAACACGTGGTTTTATATTACCTATGAGAAAGATCCTGTCTTGTACATGTACCAGCTTTTAGATGACTATAAAGAAGGTGACCTCCGTATCATGCCAGATTCTA ATGATTCACCTCCAGCTGAACGGGAACCAGGAGAAGTTGTAGACAGCCTGGTAGGCAAACAAGTGGAATATGCCAAAGAAGATGGCTCCAAAAGGACTGGCATGGTCATTCATCAAGTAGAAGCCAAACCCTCCGTCTATTTCATCAAGTTTGATGATGATTTCCATATTTATGTCTACGATTTGGTGAAAACATCCTAG